One window from the genome of Cottoperca gobio chromosome 15, fCotGob3.1, whole genome shotgun sequence encodes:
- the LOC115019857 gene encoding uncharacterized protein LOC115019857 isoform X4: MAVHLSFLLIFTGLAGSHSITTVSKVSVKAGEEITIPCLYDSKYINNVKYLCKGYYRFSCSTEIRTDSQSISEKFSISDDKIQKIFTVTIKDVTNKDTDYWCAVEDIGRLDDKKYFQLPATGGTPSVSVDRQEITGFKGGNININCYYRNFGVMKWCKLGRSCVTGSSGSIDGTGVTISESGPGVSTVTMSGLRTESSGWYSCVKEDIQMPVHVTVTDRPTTTTPAMTRSLTTLTTRSLTIVSASAVNHNPVSADQALITVQGEQQSPSHHLKSCGIRLSVIFIVMVTLFIWFIFKRHKQRKVESSATTTPEVSCGE; the protein is encoded by the exons ATGGCTGTTCATCTCagctttcttctcattttcacTGGACTCGCAG GAAGTCACAGTATAACTACAGTCAGTAAAGTGTCAGTTAAAGCTGGAGAGGAGATCACTATCCCCTGTCTCTATGACtctaaatacataaacaatgtGAAGTACTTGTGTAAAGGATATTATCGGTTCTCTTGCTCTACTGAAATCCGAACTGATTCACAAAGTATCTCAGAAAAGTTTTCAATCTCTGATGATAAAATCCAAAAAATCTTCACCGTGACGATAAAAGATGTGACGAATAAGGACACTGATTACTGGTGTGCTGTGGAGGATATTGGAAGATTAGATGACAAAAAGTATTTCCAACTGCCAGCCACCGGAG GTACACCCAGTGTCTCTGTGGACCGTCAGGAGATTACaggatttaaaggaggtaataTAAACATCAATTGTTACTATCGTAACTTTGGAGTAATGAAGTGGTGCAAGCTGGGCAGGTCCTGTGTTACGGGGTCGTCTGGATCAATAGATGGAACAGGAGTGACCATCAGTGAGAGTGGACCAGGTGTTTCCACTGTGACTATGAGTggactgaggacagagagcagcgGCTGGTATTCATGTGTTAAAGAAGACATCCAGATGCCGGTGCATGTAACTGTTACTGACAGACCTACCACTA CCACACCTGCAATGACTAGAAGTTTAACCACCTTaa CAACAAGAAGTTTAACCATCGTATCAGCCTCCGCTGTGAATCACAACCCTGTTTCTGCAGACCAAGCACTTATCACAGTTCAGGGTGAACAGCAAAG TCCTTCGCATCATTTAAAGAGTTGTGGTATCCGCCTGAGTGTGATCTTCATTGTAATGGTGACCTTGTTCATCTGGTTTATTTTCAAAAGACATA AGCAGAGAAAGGTCGAATCATCAGCCACAACAACG
- the LOC115019857 gene encoding uncharacterized protein LOC115019857 isoform X1: MAVHLSFLLIFTGLAGSHSITTVSKVSVKAGEEITIPCLYDSKYINNVKYLCKGYYRFSCSTEIRTDSQSISEKFSISDDKIQKIFTVTIKDVTNKDTDYWCAVEDIGRLDDKKYFQLPATGGTPSVSVDRQEITGFKGGNININCYYRNFGVMKWCKLGRSCVTGSSGSIDGTGVTISESGPGVSTVTMSGLRTESSGWYSCVKEDIQMPVHVTVTDRPTTTTPAMTRSLTTLTTRSLTIVSASAVNHNPVSADQALITVQGEQQSPSHHLKSCGIRLSVIFIVMVTLFIWFIFKRHKQRKVESSATTTAEGEVRYMRNTSGEPEVSCGE; this comes from the exons ATGGCTGTTCATCTCagctttcttctcattttcacTGGACTCGCAG GAAGTCACAGTATAACTACAGTCAGTAAAGTGTCAGTTAAAGCTGGAGAGGAGATCACTATCCCCTGTCTCTATGACtctaaatacataaacaatgtGAAGTACTTGTGTAAAGGATATTATCGGTTCTCTTGCTCTACTGAAATCCGAACTGATTCACAAAGTATCTCAGAAAAGTTTTCAATCTCTGATGATAAAATCCAAAAAATCTTCACCGTGACGATAAAAGATGTGACGAATAAGGACACTGATTACTGGTGTGCTGTGGAGGATATTGGAAGATTAGATGACAAAAAGTATTTCCAACTGCCAGCCACCGGAG GTACACCCAGTGTCTCTGTGGACCGTCAGGAGATTACaggatttaaaggaggtaataTAAACATCAATTGTTACTATCGTAACTTTGGAGTAATGAAGTGGTGCAAGCTGGGCAGGTCCTGTGTTACGGGGTCGTCTGGATCAATAGATGGAACAGGAGTGACCATCAGTGAGAGTGGACCAGGTGTTTCCACTGTGACTATGAGTggactgaggacagagagcagcgGCTGGTATTCATGTGTTAAAGAAGACATCCAGATGCCGGTGCATGTAACTGTTACTGACAGACCTACCACTA CCACACCTGCAATGACTAGAAGTTTAACCACCTTaa CAACAAGAAGTTTAACCATCGTATCAGCCTCCGCTGTGAATCACAACCCTGTTTCTGCAGACCAAGCACTTATCACAGTTCAGGGTGAACAGCAAAG TCCTTCGCATCATTTAAAGAGTTGTGGTATCCGCCTGAGTGTGATCTTCATTGTAATGGTGACCTTGTTCATCTGGTTTATTTTCAAAAGACATA AGCAGAGAAAGGTCGAATCATCAGCCACAACAACG
- the LOC115019857 gene encoding uncharacterized protein LOC115019857 isoform X3, giving the protein MAVHLSFLLIFTGLAGSHSITTVSKVSVKAGEEITIPCLYDSKYINNVKYLCKGYYRFSCSTEIRTDSQSISEKFSISDDKIQKIFTVTIKDVTNKDTDYWCAVEDIGRLDDKKYFQLPATGGTPSVSVDRQEITGFKGGNININCYYRNFGVMKWCKLGRSCVTGSSGSIDGTGVTISESGPGVSTVTMSGLRTESSGWYSCVKEDIQMPVHVTVTDRPTTTTRSLTIVSASAVNHNPVSADQALITVQGEQQSPSHHLKSCGIRLSVIFIVMVTLFIWFIFKRHKQRKVESSATTTAEGEVRYMRNTSGEPEVSCGE; this is encoded by the exons ATGGCTGTTCATCTCagctttcttctcattttcacTGGACTCGCAG GAAGTCACAGTATAACTACAGTCAGTAAAGTGTCAGTTAAAGCTGGAGAGGAGATCACTATCCCCTGTCTCTATGACtctaaatacataaacaatgtGAAGTACTTGTGTAAAGGATATTATCGGTTCTCTTGCTCTACTGAAATCCGAACTGATTCACAAAGTATCTCAGAAAAGTTTTCAATCTCTGATGATAAAATCCAAAAAATCTTCACCGTGACGATAAAAGATGTGACGAATAAGGACACTGATTACTGGTGTGCTGTGGAGGATATTGGAAGATTAGATGACAAAAAGTATTTCCAACTGCCAGCCACCGGAG GTACACCCAGTGTCTCTGTGGACCGTCAGGAGATTACaggatttaaaggaggtaataTAAACATCAATTGTTACTATCGTAACTTTGGAGTAATGAAGTGGTGCAAGCTGGGCAGGTCCTGTGTTACGGGGTCGTCTGGATCAATAGATGGAACAGGAGTGACCATCAGTGAGAGTGGACCAGGTGTTTCCACTGTGACTATGAGTggactgaggacagagagcagcgGCTGGTATTCATGTGTTAAAGAAGACATCCAGATGCCGGTGCATGTAACTGTTACTGACAGACCTACCACTA CAACAAGAAGTTTAACCATCGTATCAGCCTCCGCTGTGAATCACAACCCTGTTTCTGCAGACCAAGCACTTATCACAGTTCAGGGTGAACAGCAAAG TCCTTCGCATCATTTAAAGAGTTGTGGTATCCGCCTGAGTGTGATCTTCATTGTAATGGTGACCTTGTTCATCTGGTTTATTTTCAAAAGACATA AGCAGAGAAAGGTCGAATCATCAGCCACAACAACG
- the LOC115019857 gene encoding uncharacterized protein LOC115019857 isoform X5 yields MAVHLSFLLIFTGLAGSHSITTVSKVSVKAGEEITIPCLYDSKYINNVKYLCKGYYRFSCSTEIRTDSQSISEKFSISDDKIQKIFTVTIKDVTNKDTDYWCAVEDIGRLDDKKYFQLPATGGTPSVSVDRQEITGFKGGNININCYYRNFGVMKWCKLGRSCVTGSSGSIDGTGVTISESGPGVSTVTMSGLRTESSGWYSCVKEDIQMPVHVTVTDRPTTTTPAMTRSLTTLNQALITVQGEQQSPSHHLKSCGIRLSVIFIVMVTLFIWFIFKRHKQRKVESSATTTAEGEVRYMRNTSGEPEVSCGE; encoded by the exons ATGGCTGTTCATCTCagctttcttctcattttcacTGGACTCGCAG GAAGTCACAGTATAACTACAGTCAGTAAAGTGTCAGTTAAAGCTGGAGAGGAGATCACTATCCCCTGTCTCTATGACtctaaatacataaacaatgtGAAGTACTTGTGTAAAGGATATTATCGGTTCTCTTGCTCTACTGAAATCCGAACTGATTCACAAAGTATCTCAGAAAAGTTTTCAATCTCTGATGATAAAATCCAAAAAATCTTCACCGTGACGATAAAAGATGTGACGAATAAGGACACTGATTACTGGTGTGCTGTGGAGGATATTGGAAGATTAGATGACAAAAAGTATTTCCAACTGCCAGCCACCGGAG GTACACCCAGTGTCTCTGTGGACCGTCAGGAGATTACaggatttaaaggaggtaataTAAACATCAATTGTTACTATCGTAACTTTGGAGTAATGAAGTGGTGCAAGCTGGGCAGGTCCTGTGTTACGGGGTCGTCTGGATCAATAGATGGAACAGGAGTGACCATCAGTGAGAGTGGACCAGGTGTTTCCACTGTGACTATGAGTggactgaggacagagagcagcgGCTGGTATTCATGTGTTAAAGAAGACATCCAGATGCCGGTGCATGTAACTGTTACTGACAGACCTACCACTA CCACACCTGCAATGACTAGAAGTTTAACCACCTTaa ACCAAGCACTTATCACAGTTCAGGGTGAACAGCAAAG TCCTTCGCATCATTTAAAGAGTTGTGGTATCCGCCTGAGTGTGATCTTCATTGTAATGGTGACCTTGTTCATCTGGTTTATTTTCAAAAGACATA AGCAGAGAAAGGTCGAATCATCAGCCACAACAACG
- the LOC115019855 gene encoding uncharacterized protein LOC115019855 isoform X2 codes for MAVHLIFLLILTGLTGSHSITTVSKVSVKAGDSITIPCLYESKYINDVKYLCKGSVWSSCSTEIRTDSQSSSEKFSISDDKIQEIFTVTIKDVTNKDTDYWCAVDVNGGLDDKMYFQLAATEGTPLLSVVNQEITGFKGEEITIQCHGRFAIKWCKLGSSCVTGLSGSIDGTGVTIRWRSLRVFTVTMSGLRTESSGWYSCVKVDFQMPVHVTVTDRPITTTPAMTRSLTTLSTTPNTIQTGRAITTAKTGQDGASIDIKSLIISLSLLLSVVMMALFIWFMLRKHKKTKAESSAPTTRQDLRKSSDICFVPSTHAEEEVTHCEVKHKRKTSSRDQEDATYCNVGNMRKTSVQKLCSESDVDLMYSSVTTIKQKNIKRVEAEDQDVTYSTLAQQHQHI; via the exons ATGGCTGTTCATCTCATATTTCTTCTCATCCTCACTGGACTCACAG GAAGTCACAGCATAACTACAGTCAGTAAAGTGTCAGTGAAAGCTGGAGATTCGATCACTATCCCCTGTCTCTATGAATCTAAATACATAAACGATGTGAAGTACTTGTGTAAAGGAAGTGTTTGGTCCTCTTGCTCTACTGAAATCCGAACTGATTCACAAAGTAGCTCAGAAAAGTTTTCAATCTCTGATGATAAAATCCAAGAAATCTTCACGGTGACGATAAAAGATGTGACGAATAAGGACACTGATTACTGGTGTGCTGTGGATGTTAATGGAGGATTAGAtgacaaaatgtatttccaacTGGCAGCCACCGAAG GTACACCACTTCTCTCTGTCGTTAATCAGGAGATTACAGGATTTAAAGGAGAAGAAATAACCATACAATGTCACGGTAGATTTGCCATTAAGTGGTGCAAGCTGGGCAGCTCCTGTGTGACGGGGTTGTCTGGATCAATAGATGGAACAGGAGTGACCATCAGGTGGAGGAGTCTAAGGGTTTTCACTGTGACTATGAGTggactgaggacagagagcagcgGCTGGTATTCATGTGTTAAAGTAGACTTCCAGATGCCAGTGCATGTAACTGTTACTGACAGACCTATCACTA CCACACCTGCAATGACTAGAAGTTTAACCACCTTATCAACCACTCCCAATACCATCCAGACAGGCAGAGCTATTACCACTGCTAAGACTGGACAGGACGG TGCTTCAATTGACATAAAGAGCCTCATCATCAGTCTGAGTTTGCTCCTCTCCGTTGTAATGATGGCCTTGTTCATCTGGTTCATGTTGAGAAAACACA AAAAGACCAAAGCAGAGTCATCAGCCCCAACAACA CGGCAAGATTTGAGAAAGTCCTCTGACATTTGCTTTGTTCCTTCAACACACGCTGAGGAGGAAGTAACACACTGTGAAGTTAAACACAAGAGAAAGACTTCAAGCCGG GATCAAGAGGACGCAACATACTGTAATGTTGGGAACATGAGAAAAACATCAGTCCAG AAGTTATGTTCTGAAAGTGATGTGGACTTGATGTACAGTTCTGTGACTACcataaagcaaaaaaacataaaacgg GTTGAAGCAGAAGACCAGGATGTGACATACAGCACGTTGGCTCAGCAGcaccaacacatttaa
- the LOC115019855 gene encoding uncharacterized protein LOC115019855 isoform X1 has protein sequence MAVHLIFLLILTGLTGSHSITTVSKVSVKAGDSITIPCLYESKYINDVKYLCKGSVWSSCSTEIRTDSQSSSEKFSISDDKIQEIFTVTIKDVTNKDTDYWCAVDVNGGLDDKMYFQLAATEGTPLLSVVNQEITGFKGEEITIQCHGRFAIKWCKLGSSCVTGLSGSIDGTGVTIRWRSLRVFTVTMSGLRTESSGWYSCVKVDFQMPVHVTVTDRPITTTPAMTRSLTTLSTTPNTIQTGRAITTAKTGQDGASIDIKSLIISLSLLLSVVMMALFIWFMLRKHKKTKAESSAPTTVRRIHSIQRQDLRKSSDICFVPSTHAEEEVTHCEVKHKRKTSSRDQEDATYCNVGNMRKTSVQKLCSESDVDLMYSSVTTIKQKNIKRVEAEDQDVTYSTLAQQHQHI, from the exons ATGGCTGTTCATCTCATATTTCTTCTCATCCTCACTGGACTCACAG GAAGTCACAGCATAACTACAGTCAGTAAAGTGTCAGTGAAAGCTGGAGATTCGATCACTATCCCCTGTCTCTATGAATCTAAATACATAAACGATGTGAAGTACTTGTGTAAAGGAAGTGTTTGGTCCTCTTGCTCTACTGAAATCCGAACTGATTCACAAAGTAGCTCAGAAAAGTTTTCAATCTCTGATGATAAAATCCAAGAAATCTTCACGGTGACGATAAAAGATGTGACGAATAAGGACACTGATTACTGGTGTGCTGTGGATGTTAATGGAGGATTAGAtgacaaaatgtatttccaacTGGCAGCCACCGAAG GTACACCACTTCTCTCTGTCGTTAATCAGGAGATTACAGGATTTAAAGGAGAAGAAATAACCATACAATGTCACGGTAGATTTGCCATTAAGTGGTGCAAGCTGGGCAGCTCCTGTGTGACGGGGTTGTCTGGATCAATAGATGGAACAGGAGTGACCATCAGGTGGAGGAGTCTAAGGGTTTTCACTGTGACTATGAGTggactgaggacagagagcagcgGCTGGTATTCATGTGTTAAAGTAGACTTCCAGATGCCAGTGCATGTAACTGTTACTGACAGACCTATCACTA CCACACCTGCAATGACTAGAAGTTTAACCACCTTATCAACCACTCCCAATACCATCCAGACAGGCAGAGCTATTACCACTGCTAAGACTGGACAGGACGG TGCTTCAATTGACATAAAGAGCCTCATCATCAGTCTGAGTTTGCTCCTCTCCGTTGTAATGATGGCCTTGTTCATCTGGTTCATGTTGAGAAAACACA AAAAGACCAAAGCAGAGTCATCAGCCCCAACAACA gttAGAAGGATTCACAGCATACAG CGGCAAGATTTGAGAAAGTCCTCTGACATTTGCTTTGTTCCTTCAACACACGCTGAGGAGGAAGTAACACACTGTGAAGTTAAACACAAGAGAAAGACTTCAAGCCGG GATCAAGAGGACGCAACATACTGTAATGTTGGGAACATGAGAAAAACATCAGTCCAG AAGTTATGTTCTGAAAGTGATGTGGACTTGATGTACAGTTCTGTGACTACcataaagcaaaaaaacataaaacgg GTTGAAGCAGAAGACCAGGATGTGACATACAGCACGTTGGCTCAGCAGcaccaacacatttaa